One region of Acanthopagrus latus isolate v.2019 chromosome 24, fAcaLat1.1, whole genome shotgun sequence genomic DNA includes:
- the LOC119015238 gene encoding zinc finger protein 513-like: MPRRKQSNPQPVKLESEDGAVVCEPGCLVLESDFLLSGELEFGDSEIMGLEREAGMTVFSLSVEDDPSAPSDSTFPAFLSCRGCGQLLGDTPLGAGFDLGVGLDLGAELYCQTCEDGLQHEASSQLNGSNPADGSIGSDSDTKPRSKADGTGDLPAKLYSCSLCAFTSRYSNHLKRHMRTHDGQKPYRCPVCPYASAQLVNLQRHARTHTGEKPYRCHQCSYACSSLGNLRRHQRMHTQERPQRREKEKRRGRRKKNAEAEEVMSDLTLRVSQDSGYLQTLGGLGSPSAPLPVLLFPLCCRLCGLTLEEADLEGEKAEGDVEGDGGQVCRRCSLDLLSKDGPGPPCSPTASRGSRRGQRGKKLYRCPHCPFLSHYPNHLARHAHTHSEEKPHRCPHCPYTSSHLDNLKRHLRVHTGEKPYQCPSCSYACGNLANLRRHERIHSGAKPFHCGVCSYSCNQSMNLKRHMLRHTGEKPYACAECDYTTGHWDNYKRHQRKHGHNTDSWDKHAPINGLSWGRDPQESQDQGQEHS, from the exons ATGCCGCGGAGGAAACAATCCAACCCTCAGCCGGTGAAAT tggaGTCGGAGGACGGGGCGGTGGTGTGTGAGCCCGGCTGCCTCGTTCTGGAGAGCGACTTCCTGCTGAGCGGAGAGCTGGAGTTTGGAGACTCTGAGATCATGGGACTGGAGAGAGAGGCCg GTATGACGGTCTTCTCTCTGAGCGTGGAGGACGACCCGTCAGCACCATCAGACTCCACCTTCCCCGCCTTCCTCTCCTGTCGAGGGTGTGGTCAGCTCCTGGGAGACACACCTCTGGGGGCGGGCTTCGACCTGG GTGTGGGCCTCGACCTGGGGGCGGAGCTTTATTGTCAGACCTGTGAGGACGGCCTCCAGCACGAAGCCTCCTCTCAGCTGAACGGGTCGAACCCGGCCGACGGATCCATCGGCAGCGACTCCGACACGAAGCCTAGAAGCAAGGCGGACGGAACCGGCGACCTCCCGGCTAAACTGTACTCCTGCTCGCTGTGCGCCTTCACCTCGCGCTACTCCAACCACCTGAAGCGCCACATGAGGACCCACGACGGCCAGAAGCCGTACCGCTGCCCCGTCTGCCCCTACGCCTCGGCCCAGCTCGTCAACCTGCAGCGCCACGCCCGCACCCACACCGGGGAGAAGCCGTACCGCTGCCACCAGTGCAGCTACGCCTGCAGCTCGCTGGGAAACCTGCGGCGACACCAGCGCATGCACACGCAGGAGAGAccgcagaggagggagaaggagaagcgaCGAGGGCGGCGGAAAAAGAACGCTGAAGCTGAAGAAG TCATGTCCGACCTGACCCTACGAGTGTCCCAGGACTCGGGCTACCTCCAGACGTTGGGAGGTCTCGGGTCTCCGTCCGCCCCGCTGcccgtcctcctcttccccctgtGCTGCCGGCTGTGCGGCCTCACCCTGGAGGAGGCCGACCTGGAAGGGGAGAAGGCCGAGGGGGACGTGGAGGGAGACGGAGGACAG GTGTGTCGTCGCTGCTCGTTGGACCTGCTGTCCAAAGACGGACCCGGGCCTCCCTGCAGCCCGACCGCGTCTCGTGGATCCCGGCGAGGCCAGCGTGGCAAGAAGCTGTACCGCTGCCCTCACTGCCCCTTCCTGTCCCACTACCCCAACCACCTGGCCCGCCACGCCCACACCCACTCCGAGGAGAAACCCCACCGCTGCCCGCACTGCCCCTACACCTCCTCGCACCTCGACAACCTCAAGCGCCACCTGCGCGTGCACACGGGCGAGAAGCCTTATCAGTGCCCGTCCTGCAGCTACGCCTGCGGAAACCTCGCCAACCTTCGGCGGCACGAGCGCATCCACTCGGGCGCCAAGCCGTTCCACTGCGGCGTGTGCAGCTACTCCTGCAACCAGAGCATGAACCTGAAGAGGCACATGCTGCGACACACGGGCGAGAAGCCGTACGCCTGCGCCGAGTGCGACTACACCACGGGTCACTGGGACAACTACAAACGCCACCAGAGGAAACACggacacaacacagacagctgggacAAACACGCCCCCATCAACGGCCTGAGCTGGGGCCGAGACCCTCAGGAGAGCCAGGACCAGGGCCAGGAGCACAGctag
- the LOC119015281 gene encoding phospholipase A and acyltransferase 1-like, translating to MSQVSEESSREDVEPMGLKNSHPKLFPGDIVEYPRNKFFSHFAIYYGERDGVPYVAHLTCRDSDTKLLLYGRALRSEVKLDPLEMLGTKYKVNNMFDEVHPARDFHNVVKQSIDDMMGREVTFDILFHNSEHQATLFRYGVKKSEQIDKIYEHIMPAWKKLFEEKKL from the exons ATGTCACAAGTGAGTGAAGAGAGCAGCCGTGAAGACGTTGAACCCATGGGCCTG AAAAATTCCCACCCCAAGTTGTTCCCGGGAGACATCGTGGAGTATCCCAGGAACAAGTTCTTCTCTCATTTCGCCATCTACtacggagagagagacggcgTTCCCTACGTCGCTCACCTGACCTGCCGAG attCAGACACCAAGCTGCTGCTGTACGGTCGAgctctgaggtcagaggtcaaactgGATCCCCTGGAGATGCTGGGGACAAAGTACAAG GTCAACAACATGTTTGACGAGGTGCACCCCGCCAGAGACTTCCACAACGTGGTGAAGCAGTCGATCGACGACATGATGGGCCGCGAGGTGACGTTCGACATCCTGTTTCACAACAGCGAGCACCAGGCGACGCTCTTCAGATACGGAGTCAAGAAATCTGAACAG ATAGACAAGATTTATGAGCACATCATGCCGGCCTGGAAGAAGctgtttgaagagaaaaaactgtaa
- the LOC119015231 gene encoding bifunctional epoxide hydrolase 2-like has translation MTVCSSSTEPGPGPGPCWTTESHSQEMDQKKAVLFNFWGVAVSSRPHAVFHKLEQLHNLPGGFLSSVASQQDGAMSRAERGEVTLSQMIPAFEAECVKEAQVRAVTLPPDWSVGPLLEELREAMMEVRPAVLKTAASLRHSGLLTAVLANHWLDDRAAADGSAHLLSLLGGHFDLVLQSCRSGHRVPEASMFSRALQQLGVTSQQAVWVDAEEDGVKAAEAAGVKAILLDDLDDALRKLADLTGVQAAAAESPPPSCRPDAVSHGYVTIRPGVTTHYVEMGSGPPVLLCHGFPESWFSWRFQIPALAAAGFRVLALDMKGYGESTAPTDIEEYSQQQLCQDLITFMDRMSIPQVTLIGHDWGGALVWNMAQFYPERVRAVASLNTPLFPVDRSVSPADKLKNMPIFDYQIYFQKPGVAEAELEKDLERTFKIFFFSSAEASKRPPISTAGVCARGGLLVGQPDEVPRSSMLTEADLQYYVSQYRDRGFRRPLNWYRNGDVDWRWMCSRPTAKLLMPALMVTAGKDQVLLPALSKGMEKMIPNLIRGHIEECGHWTQMERPEETNKILISWLKDTHKKEGGVSVSPKL, from the exons ATGacagtgtgcagcagcagcacagaaccaggaccaggaccaggaccgtGCTGGACCACAGAGTCTCACTCACAGGAGATGGATCAGAAGAAAGCCGTCCTCTTCAACTTCTGGGGAGTTGCTGTCTCTTCCAGACCTCATGCTGTTTTCCACAAGTTGGAGCAGTTGCATAACCTGCCGGG AGGTTTCCTGTCTAGTGTGGCGTCCCAGCAGGACGGCGCCATGAGCCGGGCGGAGCGCGGCGAGGTGACGCTCTCTCAG atgatcCCGGCGTTCGAGgccgagtgtgtgaaggaggcCCAGGTCAGGGCCGTGACTCTGCCGCCTGATTGGTCGGTGGGAcccctgctggaggagctcagagaggCGATGATGGAGGTCCGACCAGCCGTGCTGAAGACGGCTGCCAGTCTGAGACACAGCG GGCTGCTGACGGCCGTGCTGGCCAATCACTGGCTGGATGACCGCGCGGCTGCAGACGGTTCAGcccaccttctctctctgttgggCGGCCATTTTGACCTGGTCCTCCAGTCCTGTCGCTCAGGTCACAGGGTCCCCGAGGCGTCCATGTTCAGCCgggctctgcagcagctgggagTGACGTCACAGCAG GCTGTGTGGGTGGACGCAGAGGAGGACGGTGTGAAGGCAGCGGAGGCCGCGGGGGTGAAGGCCATCCTGCTGGACGATCTGGACGACGCGCTCAGGAAACTGGCAGACTTGACAGGAGTTCAG gctgctgcagcagagagtcctccaccctcctgcagACCTGATGCAGTGTCTCATGGCTACGTCACCATCAGG cctggTGTGACGACTCATTATGTTGAAATGGGCTCAGGTCCACCGGTTCTGCTGTGTCACGGCTTCCCTGAGAGCTGGTTCTCCTGGAGGTTCCAG ATTCCAgctctggcagcagcaggattCAGGGTGTTGGCTCTGGACATGAAGGGCTACGGAGAGTCCACAGCAcccacag ACATCGAGGAGTattctcagcagcagctgtgtcag gATTTAATCACGTTCATGGACAGAATg TCCATCCCCCAGGTCACCCTCATCGGTCATGACTGGGGCGGTGCTCTGGTTTGGAACATGGCTCAGTTCTACCCCGAGAGAGtcag GGCGGTGGCGTCTCTGAACACTCCTCTGTTCCCCGTCGACCGGtctgtttctcctgcagacaaactgaaGAATATGCCCATATTTGACTACCAGATCTACTTCCAAAAGCCT ggtGTCGCCGAGGCCGAGCTGGAGAAAGACCTGGAGAGGACGttcaagattttctttttcagcagcGCTGAAGca TCGAAGCGTCCTCCGATCAGCACTGCAGGAGTCTGTGCTCGAG gtggtcTGTTAGTGGGTCAGCCGGATGAGGTTCCCCGCAGCTCCATGCTGACGGAGGCCGACCTGCAGTACTACGTCAGTCAGTACAGAGATCGAGGCTTCAG GAGGCCGTTGAACTGGTACCGTAACGGAGACGTGGACTGGAGGTGGATGTGTTCTCGTCCCACTGCAAAG ctgctgaTGCCTGCACTGATGGTGACGGCAGGTAAAGACCAGGTGCTGCTGCCGGCCTTGTCCAAAGGAATGGAGAAGATG ATCCCGAACCTGATCAGAGGACACATCGAGGAGTGTGGACACTGGACTCAGATGGAGAGACCAGAGGAGACAAACAAGATCCTGATATCATGGCTGAAAGACACTCacaagaaggagggaggagttAGTGTGTCCCCCAAActgtga